The genomic region GCGACGGTCGCCGAACTACGCGCCGAGGGGCTGCTGCCTGCCGTCGGCGACGGCGGTGAACTGCCGCTGGACGCCCCGATCTCCGTCAAGGAGGCCGTCATGCCGTGGTCGCGGTTCCGCGACATCCACGGCCGTGGCGTCGACACGATCCTCGGCCCGGAGATGCGCTCCACCGGCGAGGTCATGGGAATCGACTCGGTGTTCGGCACGGCGTACGCCAAGTCCCAGGCGGGGGCGTACGGTCCGCTGCCGACCAAGGGCCGTGCCTTTATCTCGGTCGCGAATCGCGACAAGCGCTCGATGATCTTCCCGGCGCGCGAACTGGTCGCCCACGGCTTCGAGTTGCTTGCCACCTCCGGCACCGCCGAGGTGCTCAAGCGCAACGGCATAAACGCCACCGTCGTGCGCAAGCAGTCCGAGGGCGAGGGCCCGAACGGCGAGAAGACCATCGTCCAGCTCATCCACGAGGGTGAGGTCGACCTCATCGTCAACACGCCGTACGGCACCGGTGGCCGCCTCGACGGCTACGACATCCGAACCGCTGCCGTGGCCCGCTCCGTGCCCTGCCTGACGACGGTCCAGGCACTCGCCGCCGCCGTCCAGGGCATCGACGCGCTCAAGCACGGTGACGTGGGAGTGCGTTCGCTCCAGGAACACGCCGAGCACCTGACCGCGGCCCGCGACTAGCAGCCATGAGGGGGACACCGGAAACGGTGTCCCCCTCTTCATGAGCCTTCTTCATGAGGCTCTTCGTGAGGACACTGATCATGTACAAGCTCTTCTTCCGGCTCGTGTTCAAGCGCATGGACCCCGAGCAGGCCCACCACCTCGCCTTCCGCTGGATCCGGCTCGCGGCCCGTGTCCCCGTCCTGCGGACCTTCGTCGCCGCCGTGTTCGCGCCCCGCCACGAGGAGCTGCGGACCGAGGCGTTCGGGCTGCGGATGCACGGGCCCTTCGGGCTCGCGGCGGGCTTCGACAAGAACGCGGTCGCCATCGACGGGATGTCGATGCTCGGCTTCGACCACGTGGAGATCGGCACGGTGACGGGGGAGGCGCAGCCGGGCAACCCCAGGAAGCGCCTGTTCCGCCTTGTGCCGGACCGCGCGCTGATCAACCGCATGGGGTTCAACAACGAGGGCTCCGAGGCCGTAGCAAGGCGTCTGGCGGCCCGTACGGCCGTCTTCAGGACCGTCGTGGGCGTCAACATCGGCAAGACCAAGGTCGTCCCGGAGGCCGAGGCCGCCGCCGACTACGTGAAGTCCGCCGAACGGCTGGCCGCCTACGCCGACTACCTCGTCGTCAACGTCAGCTCGCCGAACACGCCCGGGCTGCGCAACCTCCAGGCCACGGAGTCGCTGCGGCCGCTGCTGACCGCCGTCCGCGAGGCCGCCGACCGGACCGTGACCACGCGCCGCGTGCCGCTCCTGGTGAAGATCGCGCCCGACCTCGCCGACGAGGATGTCGACGCCGTCGCCGACCTCGCCCTGGAGCTCGGCCTGGACGGGATCATCGCCACGAACACCACCATCGCGCGCGAGGGGCTCGGTTTGACATCCGAACCCGCTATGGTCGCGGAGACCGGCGGACTCTCGGGCGCCCCGCTGAAAGCACGCTCCCTGGAAGTGATGCGCCGCCTCTACGCGCGCGTGGGCGACCGGATCACCCTGGTGGGCGTCGGCGGGATCGAGAACGCCGAGGACGCCTGGCAGCGGATCCTGGCGGGCGCCACTCTCGTCCAGGGCTACAGCGCCTTCGTCTACGAGGGCCCCTTCTGGGGCCGCGCCATCCACAAGGGCCTCGCCGCCCGCCTGCGCACCAGCCCGTACGCCACCCTCGCCGACGCGGTCGGCGCCGACGTAAGGAAGACGACGGTATGACCGAGCCCTTCGGATCGCGGCTGCGCCGCGCCATGGACGAGCGGGGGCCGCTGTGCGTCGGCATCGACCCGCACGCCTCCCTGCTGGCCGACTGGGGCCTGAACGACGACATCGCGGGGCTCGAGCGCTTCAGCCGCACCGTCGTCGAGGCGCTGGCCGACCGGGTGGCCGTACTGAAGCCCCAGAGCGCGTTCTTCGAGCGCTTCGGGTCACGCGGCATCGCCGTACTGGAGAAGTCGGTCGAGGAAGCGCGGGCGGCTGGGGCGCTGGTCGTCATGGACGCCAAGCGCGGCGACATCGGCTCGACCATGGCGGCGTACGCCTCCGCCTTCCTGGAGAAGGGGTCGCCGCTCTTCTCGGACGCGCTCACCGTCTCGCCGTACCTCGGCTACGGATCGCTGAAGCCGGCGGTCGACCTCGCGCGGGAGAGCGGCTCGGGTCTGTTCGTGCTCGCCCTCACCTCCAACCCGGAGGGCGGCGAGGTGCAGCACGCGGTGCGCCCCGAGGACACCGCCCTGCGGAACGTGGGCGCGACCATGCTGGCGCATCTCGCCGAGGAGAACGCGGGGGAGACCCCGATGGGCTCCTTCGGAGCGGTCGTCGGCGCCACGCTCGGCGATCTGTCCTCGTACGACCTCGATATCAACGGCCCGCTCCTCGCGCCCGGCATCGGTGCCCAGGGGGCCACACCGGCCGATCTCCCGGGCGTGTTCGGCGCGGCGGTGCACCGGGTGGTCCCGAATGTCAGCCGGGGTGTTCTGCGTCACGGACCCGATATCGGCTCGCTACGCGCGTCATCGGACCTCTTCGCGGAGCAGATCAGGGCGGCTGTGGCGGCCGCGTAGCGCTTTTCGTGGGCGTCCTTCAGGCGTCCCGAGTCTGAATACATCCTCAAATCCGGGGCATTTTGTCCGGAATGTCGGACTCGATGGAGGCTGACCAGGACTTTTCCGCTGTTCTCGCTGACTCCGGCGGACTTGCCCGCTAGTCTCCGACGCAGGGTGAACGGGCAAGAGCGTTGCTCGTTGCTCCCCAGGTGTGGGGCGACTAGGTTCCTCACCGGTCCGTATCCGACAGTTCGACATCCGAGGTGACGTAGGCGTGGCTCTTCCGCCCCTTACCCCTGAACAGCGCGCAGCCGCGCTCGAAAAGGCCGCCGCGGCTCGCCGGGAGCGGGCCGAGGTCAAGAATCGACTCAAGCACTCCGGCGCCTCCCTTCACGAGGTCATCAAGCAGGGCCAGGAGAATGACGTCATCGGCAAGATGAAGGTCTCCGCCCTCCTGGAGTCCCTGCCGGGCGTGGGCAAGGTCCGCGCCAAGCAGATCATGGAGCGACTTGGCATCTCCGAGAGCCGCCGCGTGCGCGGTCTCGGCTCCAATCAGATCGCGTCTCTCGAGCGCGAGTTCGGCGGCGGTGCTGCCTGACGTTCTCGGGCACCCCTGAGAACCTGGATAATCGCCGCATGGCTGCAACACCCCGGGGGACGACCCCCGTACCCCCGGACGTACGTCCGCGGCTGACCGTGCTCTCCGGCCCCTCCGGGGTCGGCAAGAGCACGGTCGTCGCCCATATGCGCAAGGAACACCCCGAGGTCTGGCTCTCCGTGTCGGCCACGACCCGCAAGCCACGCCCCGGGGAGAAGCACGGTGTCCACTATTTCTTCGTCAGCGACGAGGAGATGGACAAGCTGATCGCCAACGGCGAACTGCTCGAATGGGCGGAGTTCGCGGGCAACCGCTACGGGACACCGCGCAAGGCCGTGCTCGAACGGCTGGAGGCGGGTGAGCCGGTCCTCCTGGAGATCGATCTCCAGGGAGCCCGGCAGGTCCGCGAGTCCATGGCGGATGCTCTGCTGGTGTTCCTGGCTCCTCCCTCCTGGGAGGAGCTCGTGCGCAGACTCACCGGGCGGGGCACCGAGCCGCCCGAGGTGATCGAGCGCCGGCTGGAGGCCGCGAAGATCGAACTGGCCGCCGAGCCGGAGTTCGACGTGACCCTGGTCAACACCTCCGTCGAGGACGTGGCGCGTGAGCTGCTAGCCTTGATGGAAGTTGTTTGATCTTTCAGGTCACTGTCAGGTCAATTTCCACCTTTCGGAAGGCAGAGCGTGTCCTCTTCCATCACCGCGCCCGAGGGCATCATCAACCCTCCGATCGACGAGCTCCTCGAGGCAACCGACTCGAAGTACAGCCTGGTGATCTACGCCGCCAAGCGCGCGCGTCAGATCAACGCGTACTACTCGCAGCTCGGTGAGGGCCTCCTTGAGTACGTCGGTCCCCTCGTCGACACGCATGTCCACGAGAAGCCGCTCTCGATCGCCCTGCGCGAGATCAACGCGGGTCTGCTGACGTCGGAGGCCGTAGAGGGCCCTGCGCAGTAGTATTTTCTGCTTGAAGATGCTTTATCCACAGGCCTGGCAGCGCGACTGCCAGGCCTGTGGTGTGTGATGGGGGCATACGTATTCCGAGGTACGGGGAGAGCCGTGGACAAGCCGAAGGTCGTGCTGGGGGTCAGTGGCGGCATCGCCGCGTACAAGGCCTGTGAGCTGCTGCGCCGGCTGACCGAGTCGGGACACGACGTGCGCGTCGTACCGACGGAGTCCGCGCTGCACTTCGTCGGCGCCGCGACCTGGTCCGCGCTCTCCGGCCACCCGGTGTCCACGGAGGTCTGGTCGGACGTCCACGAGGTCCCGCACGTGCGCATCGGGCAGGGGGCCGATCTGGTCGTCGTCGCCCCCGCCACCGCGGACATGCTCGCGAAGGCCGCCCACGGCCTGGCCGACGACCTGCTGACGAACACGCTGCTCACCGCCCGCTGTCCGGTGGTCTTCGCCCCCGCCATGCACACCGAGATGTGGGAGCACGCGGCCACACAGGAGAACGTGGCGACACTGCGCCGCCGCGGCGCCGTCGTCCTCGACCCGGCGGTGGGGCGCCTGACCGGTGTGGACACGGGCAAGGGGCGGCTGCCCGAGCCGTCGGAGATCTTCGAGGTCTGCCGCAGGGTGCTCGCCCGTGGCGCGACCGAGCCCGACCTCGCCGGCCGTCATGTCGTCGTGAGCGCCGGGGGCACGCGCGAGCCCCTCGACCCGGTCCGCTTCCTCGGCAACCGTTCCTCCGGGAAGCAGGGGTACGCCCTCGCGCGCACCGCCGCCGCCCGGGGCGCCCGGGTCACGCTGATCGCCGCGAACACCGGCCTGCCGGACCCGGCAGGCGTCGACGTCGTACAGGTCGGGACCGCCGTGCAGCTGCGTGAGGCCGTGCTCAAGGCGGCGCCGGACGCCGACGCCGTGGTGATGGCGGCGGCGGTCGCGGACTTCCGGCCGGCGGCATACGCGGCCGGAAAGATCAAGAAGAAGGACGATCAGGAACCGGAGCCGATCGTTCTGATCCGTAATCCGGACATCCTCGCGGAGATATCGGCTGACCGCGCCCGCCCGGGTCAGGTCGTCGTCGGCTTCGCCGCCGAGACGGACGACGTGCTTGCCAACGGCCGGACGAAGCTACGGCGCAAGGGCTGTGATCTCCTCGTCGTGAACGAGGTCGGGGAGCGCAAGACCTTCGGCTCCGAGGAGAACGAGGCGGTGGTGCTGGGGGCGGACGGAAGCGAGACCCCGGTGCCGTACGGACCGAAGGAAGCCCTGGCCGAGACCGTGTGGGATCTCGTGGCGCATCGCTTCGAGTGAATGTCTCATTCGCTTCAACAGACCCTCTAAAAACACGACATCAGGGTGTGGGAACCTGGCGTAGACGGTTCGTCGTGACGCAGAATGCCCGTGCCGCAGGTCACAGCACTCCCGAGAGGCGAGACAGTAGCCCGGCGGCAGAGCGCGACCGATAAACTGTTCTCGGACGACGCCGGGCGCAGCCCCCGGCCGTCCGCCAATGATCAGCCAGCAGCCGCTGCAACCACAGGGAGCGTTGTGTCCCGTCGCCTGTTCACCTCGGAGTCCGTGACCGAGGGTCACCCCGACAAGATCGCTGACCAGATCAGCGACACCATTCTCGACGCGCTTCTGCGCGTGGACCCGCATTCCCGGGTCGCCGTCGAGACTCTGATCACGACCGGTCTGGTGCATGTGGCCGGTGAGGTCACGACCAAGGCGTACGCGCCGATCGCGCAGCTCGTGCGCGACAAGATCCTCGAAATCGGTTACGACTCCTCGAAGAAGGGCTTCGACGGCGCGTCCTGCGGCGTGTCGGTGTCGATCGGCTCGCAGTCTCCCGACATCGCGCAGGGCGTCGACACGGCGTACGAGAAGCGGGTCGAGGGCGATGAGGACGAGCTCGACAAGCAGGGCGCGGGTGACCAGGGCCTGATGTTCGGCTACGCGACGGACGAGACGCCGGCGCTGATGCCGCTGCCGATCCACCTCGCGCACCGTCTGTCGCGCCGGCTGTCCGAGGTCCGCAAGAACGGGACGATCCCGTACCTGCGCCCGGACGGCAAGACGCAGGTCACCATCGAGTACGACGGTGACAAGGCGGTCCGTCTGGACACGGTCGTGGTCTCCTCGCAGCACGCGTCGGACATCGACCTGGACTCGCTGCTGGCGCCGGACATCCGCGAGTTCGTGGTGGAGCCGGAGCTGAAGGCGCTGCTGGACGACGGCATCAAGCTGGACACCGAGGGCTACCGTCTGCTGGTGAACCCGACCGGGCGTTTCGAGATCGGCGGCCCGATGGGTGACGCGGGTCTGACCGGCCGCAAGATCATCATCGACACGTACGGCGGTATGGCCCGGCACGGCGGCGGCGCGTTCTCGGGCAAGGACCCGTCCAAGGTCGACCGTTCCGCGGCGTACGCGATGCGCTGGGTCGCGAAGAACGTGGTGGCCGCTGGTCTGGCGACCCGCTGCGAGGTCCAGGTGGCCTACGCGATCGGCAAGGCCGAGCCGGTGGGTCTGTTCGTGGAGACGTTCGGCACGGCCAAGATCGACGCCGAGAAGATCGAGACGGCCATCACCGAGGTCTTCGACCTCCGCCCGGCCGCGATCATCCGCGACCTGGACCTGCTGCGGCCGATCTACGCCCAGACCGCGGCGTACGGCCACTTCGGCCGTGAACTGCCCGAGTTCACCTGGGAGAAGACGGACCGCGTGGACGCCCTGCGCAAGGCCGCGGGTCTGTAGAACCTGCTGACCCGCTGTTGGTCGACGAAACTGTTTTCGGCGAGGCCCGGCGCCCCTGAGGGGGTGGCGGGCCTCGCCGCTGCCGGTTCTGGACCGGGATGGCCGAGTGGCCCACGGCAGACGCAACCCAGGGATGTCCGCGGTCCGTGGTCGGTCTGATCTCGGGCGTGCCGGGGTGTCAGTGCGGTCTGGTAGGAATGTTGCTGTGAGCAGCGCGGATGGGCGTGGTGAAGGTGGGGCCGAAGGGGCGCCGCCTGAGCAGCTTGCGTTGATTCGGGATGCCGTGCGGAAGGCGCCGCGGGCCAAGCCGCGGACCTGGCGGGGGGCCGCGGTCGCCAAGGAGTTGCCCGTGGCGCGGGTGCTGGTCGAC from Streptomyces sp. NBC_00878 harbors:
- a CDS encoding quinone-dependent dihydroorotate dehydrogenase, with protein sequence MYKLFFRLVFKRMDPEQAHHLAFRWIRLAARVPVLRTFVAAVFAPRHEELRTEAFGLRMHGPFGLAAGFDKNAVAIDGMSMLGFDHVEIGTVTGEAQPGNPRKRLFRLVPDRALINRMGFNNEGSEAVARRLAARTAVFRTVVGVNIGKTKVVPEAEAAADYVKSAERLAAYADYLVVNVSSPNTPGLRNLQATESLRPLLTAVREAADRTVTTRRVPLLVKIAPDLADEDVDAVADLALELGLDGIIATNTTIAREGLGLTSEPAMVAETGGLSGAPLKARSLEVMRRLYARVGDRITLVGVGGIENAEDAWQRILAGATLVQGYSAFVYEGPFWGRAIHKGLAARLRTSPYATLADAVGADVRKTTV
- the pyrF gene encoding orotidine-5'-phosphate decarboxylase codes for the protein MTEPFGSRLRRAMDERGPLCVGIDPHASLLADWGLNDDIAGLERFSRTVVEALADRVAVLKPQSAFFERFGSRGIAVLEKSVEEARAAGALVVMDAKRGDIGSTMAAYASAFLEKGSPLFSDALTVSPYLGYGSLKPAVDLARESGSGLFVLALTSNPEGGEVQHAVRPEDTALRNVGATMLAHLAEENAGETPMGSFGAVVGATLGDLSSYDLDINGPLLAPGIGAQGATPADLPGVFGAAVHRVVPNVSRGVLRHGPDIGSLRASSDLFAEQIRAAVAAA
- a CDS encoding integration host factor, which codes for MALPPLTPEQRAAALEKAAAARRERAEVKNRLKHSGASLHEVIKQGQENDVIGKMKVSALLESLPGVGKVRAKQIMERLGISESRRVRGLGSNQIASLEREFGGGAA
- the gmk gene encoding guanylate kinase, whose protein sequence is MAATPRGTTPVPPDVRPRLTVLSGPSGVGKSTVVAHMRKEHPEVWLSVSATTRKPRPGEKHGVHYFFVSDEEMDKLIANGELLEWAEFAGNRYGTPRKAVLERLEAGEPVLLEIDLQGARQVRESMADALLVFLAPPSWEELVRRLTGRGTEPPEVIERRLEAAKIELAAEPEFDVTLVNTSVEDVARELLALMEVV
- the rpoZ gene encoding DNA-directed RNA polymerase subunit omega, which translates into the protein MSSSITAPEGIINPPIDELLEATDSKYSLVIYAAKRARQINAYYSQLGEGLLEYVGPLVDTHVHEKPLSIALREINAGLLTSEAVEGPAQ
- the coaBC gene encoding bifunctional phosphopantothenoylcysteine decarboxylase/phosphopantothenate--cysteine ligase CoaBC; the encoded protein is MDKPKVVLGVSGGIAAYKACELLRRLTESGHDVRVVPTESALHFVGAATWSALSGHPVSTEVWSDVHEVPHVRIGQGADLVVVAPATADMLAKAAHGLADDLLTNTLLTARCPVVFAPAMHTEMWEHAATQENVATLRRRGAVVLDPAVGRLTGVDTGKGRLPEPSEIFEVCRRVLARGATEPDLAGRHVVVSAGGTREPLDPVRFLGNRSSGKQGYALARTAAARGARVTLIAANTGLPDPAGVDVVQVGTAVQLREAVLKAAPDADAVVMAAAVADFRPAAYAAGKIKKKDDQEPEPIVLIRNPDILAEISADRARPGQVVVGFAAETDDVLANGRTKLRRKGCDLLVVNEVGERKTFGSEENEAVVLGADGSETPVPYGPKEALAETVWDLVAHRFE
- the metK gene encoding methionine adenosyltransferase, giving the protein MSRRLFTSESVTEGHPDKIADQISDTILDALLRVDPHSRVAVETLITTGLVHVAGEVTTKAYAPIAQLVRDKILEIGYDSSKKGFDGASCGVSVSIGSQSPDIAQGVDTAYEKRVEGDEDELDKQGAGDQGLMFGYATDETPALMPLPIHLAHRLSRRLSEVRKNGTIPYLRPDGKTQVTIEYDGDKAVRLDTVVVSSQHASDIDLDSLLAPDIREFVVEPELKALLDDGIKLDTEGYRLLVNPTGRFEIGGPMGDAGLTGRKIIIDTYGGMARHGGGAFSGKDPSKVDRSAAYAMRWVAKNVVAAGLATRCEVQVAYAIGKAEPVGLFVETFGTAKIDAEKIETAITEVFDLRPAAIIRDLDLLRPIYAQTAAYGHFGRELPEFTWEKTDRVDALRKAAGL